One Micromonospora sp. WMMD1120 genomic region harbors:
- a CDS encoding polyprenyl synthetase family protein translates to MTLTVAATDASELRARFDAELAGFLDRQGPDWPDGAPRGVFTALQRFVLAGGKRIRPLFCYWGWRGAGAADGTPIVVAAAALELFHAFALIHDDILDGSDRRRGEPSVHRLFADLHTRSSWRGDPEAYGRNTALLCGDLCAAWSDQMFHECGLSTEEVHRGYSVFALMRTEVIAGEYLDLVSGVGDGSVASALTVIRMKAARYTVTRPLQIGAALAGAEPELIDALGEFGDPLGDAFQLRDDVLGVFGDPAVTGKSILDDLREGKPTVMMALARSAADRPQTIRLRELFGNPALDAEGAAELRGIIDATGARERIEQMIRVRTEAALAALKNAAVADEARAALVALAEQAIDRRA, encoded by the coding sequence ATGACGCTCACCGTCGCGGCGACCGACGCGAGTGAGCTGCGGGCGCGCTTCGACGCCGAGCTGGCCGGGTTCCTCGACCGGCAGGGCCCGGACTGGCCGGACGGCGCGCCGCGCGGGGTGTTCACCGCGTTGCAGCGGTTCGTGCTGGCCGGTGGCAAGCGGATCCGGCCGCTGTTCTGCTACTGGGGCTGGCGCGGCGCGGGAGCGGCCGACGGCACCCCGATCGTGGTGGCCGCCGCGGCGCTGGAGCTGTTCCACGCGTTCGCGCTGATCCACGACGACATCCTGGACGGCAGCGACCGCCGCCGGGGCGAGCCGTCGGTGCACCGGCTCTTCGCCGACCTGCACACCCGCTCGTCCTGGCGGGGCGACCCCGAGGCGTACGGCCGCAACACCGCGCTGCTCTGCGGCGACCTCTGCGCCGCCTGGTCGGACCAGATGTTCCACGAGTGCGGGCTGAGCACCGAGGAGGTGCACCGGGGATACAGCGTGTTCGCCCTGATGCGCACCGAGGTGATCGCGGGGGAGTACCTGGACCTGGTCTCCGGTGTGGGCGACGGTTCGGTGGCGAGCGCGCTCACCGTGATCCGGATGAAGGCGGCCCGGTACACGGTCACCCGACCGTTGCAGATCGGCGCGGCCCTGGCCGGCGCGGAGCCGGAGCTGATAGACGCGCTCGGCGAGTTCGGTGACCCGCTGGGCGACGCGTTCCAGCTCCGCGACGACGTGCTGGGCGTCTTCGGCGACCCGGCGGTCACCGGCAAGTCGATCCTCGACGACCTGCGGGAGGGCAAGCCCACGGTGATGATGGCGCTGGCCCGCAGCGCCGCCGACCGGCCGCAGACGATCCGGCTGCGGGAGCTGTTCGGCAACCCGGCGTTGGACGCCGAGGGCGCCGCGGAACTGCGCGGGATCATCGACGCGACCGGCGCCCGGGAGCGGATCGAACAGATGATCAGGGTCCGGACCGAGGCCGCGCTCGCCGCGCTGAAGAACGCGGCGGTGGCCGACGAGGCGCGCGCGGCGCTTGTCGCGCTGGCCGAACAGGCCATCGACCGCCGCGCCTGA